One genomic segment of Chitinophaga sancti includes these proteins:
- a CDS encoding RagB/SusD family nutrient uptake outer membrane protein, giving the protein MKRYIWIAVLFAMACTKLKDTSYNKIIDSQFDPTTEDLASLVGAAYVNWRYVMNDWNGLFRAQEVSGDEVVIPARPNGWVDGGIYLRIHEHTWTADDDIVVQTWGRAYSGITNCNRVIYQLESGIIPISDSAAKHATLAELHVLRASYYYVLCDFYGNVPLVTEFNVPTGYLPTQNTRKEVYDFIVNEINTYLPLLSAKNDGTTYGKFNQWAAHALLAKMYLNAEVYTGTPAWAECIKQCDTLIDSHVGFALEAAQRNVFITENENSPEIIFALPFDETYVTNWNAFDIHMETLQPANQATYNLKSTPWGGICAIPQFIKTYDADDDRLRDNWIKGQQYSAGGEVLNCTMGAYSGQPLNYINAVPGIDASEEIHGYRLGKFEIKQKAQVQLSNDWPLFRYADVLMMKAESLLRTGNSGDAATLVTTVRQRSFSTNPSKATVTGADLLKGSVYDYGLRNHLDSSFQGGSDVVYGRFLDELGWEFSQEGRRRQDMIRFGVFTKKSWFSHSPNGDYRSLYPIPRTELNKNANLKQNTGY; this is encoded by the coding sequence ATGAAAAGATATATATGGATAGCAGTGCTGTTTGCAATGGCCTGTACCAAACTAAAAGATACCAGTTATAATAAGATCATTGATAGCCAGTTTGATCCGACTACAGAAGATTTGGCAAGCTTAGTAGGGGCAGCGTATGTAAACTGGCGGTATGTGATGAATGATTGGAATGGATTGTTCCGTGCACAGGAAGTATCAGGAGATGAAGTGGTGATACCGGCGAGGCCGAATGGTTGGGTAGATGGGGGGATTTACCTGCGTATACATGAGCATACCTGGACGGCGGATGATGATATCGTGGTACAGACATGGGGGCGTGCATATTCGGGGATTACGAATTGTAACAGGGTGATTTATCAGTTAGAATCAGGGATCATACCTATATCAGATTCAGCGGCCAAGCATGCAACGCTGGCGGAGTTGCATGTATTGCGGGCATCTTATTATTATGTGTTGTGTGATTTTTATGGGAATGTACCATTGGTGACGGAGTTCAATGTGCCGACGGGTTATTTGCCTACACAGAATACAAGGAAAGAGGTATATGATTTTATCGTGAATGAAATCAATACCTATCTGCCATTGTTGAGTGCGAAGAATGATGGAACGACGTATGGTAAATTCAATCAGTGGGCGGCACATGCGTTGTTGGCCAAGATGTACCTGAATGCGGAGGTGTATACGGGTACGCCGGCATGGGCAGAGTGTATAAAGCAGTGTGATACGCTGATAGATTCTCATGTAGGGTTTGCTTTGGAGGCTGCGCAGCGGAATGTGTTCATTACGGAGAATGAGAACTCACCAGAGATCATTTTTGCATTACCTTTTGATGAGACGTATGTAACAAACTGGAATGCATTTGATATACATATGGAGACGTTGCAACCGGCGAACCAGGCGACGTATAATTTGAAGTCCACGCCGTGGGGAGGGATATGTGCGATACCACAGTTTATAAAGACGTATGATGCGGACGATGACCGGCTCAGGGATAACTGGATAAAGGGGCAGCAGTACAGTGCGGGTGGAGAGGTGTTGAATTGTACGATGGGGGCTTATTCAGGGCAGCCATTGAATTATATCAACGCGGTGCCGGGGATAGATGCATCCGAGGAGATACATGGGTATAGATTAGGGAAGTTTGAGATAAAGCAGAAGGCGCAGGTGCAGTTGAGTAATGACTGGCCATTGTTCAGGTATGCAGATGTGTTGATGATGAAGGCGGAGAGTTTGTTGCGGACGGGGAATAGTGGGGATGCGGCTACGTTGGTGACGACGGTAAGGCAGCGGTCATTTTCAACGAATCCATCAAAGGCGACGGTGACGGGGGCAGATCTGTTGAAGGGGAGTGTGTATGATTATGGGTTGAGGAATCATCTGGATTCAAGTTTTCAGGGTGGGAGTGATGTGGTGTATGGACGGTTTTTGGATGAGTTGGGATGGGAGTTTAGCCAGGAGGGAAGAAGGAGGCAGGATATGATCAGGTTTGGTGTGTTTACGAAGAAGAGTTGGTTTTCGCATAGTCCGAATGGGGATTATAGGAGTTTGTATCCGATACCAAGGACGGAGTTGAATAAGAATGCGAATTTGAAGCAGAACACGGGTTACTAG
- a CDS encoding TonB-dependent receptor, with protein sequence MKYCGILSGVPIPLYERFQPLLKIMRFLFLVILVLCTTTLLLVARDSRGQDLSAIRLHLNIHDAKLDKVLKQIERNTELLFIIDGTVAQQAAVPTLEDKERSLKEILDAVLAPNDLAYMQDGHYIIIKKSIPAVFAKPVSGVVTDEKGEPLPGVSISIKGSRAGTISNEKGIFSLNSSTDNDTLVISYVGYKTQEIPVKGTSQLTIRLALSENSLQDVVVIGYGSQRKGDLTSSVATVKSESFVKGNVLDAGQLLQGKVAGLSVSAPSGDPTSGTQILLRGNTTLLGANSSPLVLIDGIPGDLKTVAPEDIESMDVLKDGSAAAIYGTRGTNGVIIVTTRRPGAAYTNTVDYSGYVGTQTVARKLDMLTAEDYRQQIAEGTRDKSWDLGSNTDWQKAITQTPITHVHNLTFRGGNSKTNYLANVNYRSLEGIMKKSDNNTFTGRVDINHSMLDDKLRINVGLLNSNNKFTTTGDGISFNGYTYRQALIRNPTSPIYDSTGKWFEQTGLFNYENPLSRLYESSGENTLQNTRMNSTITLLPIDGLKLSALFSYTRYNEERGYSETKQHISTLRDGRNGYASVGSLQNVQRLMELTAQYNKNIGKHKFSVMGGYSYQETDYRNSYMQNWDFPTDRFSYNDIGIGYALKQGLAVQFSEKSETNLIGFFGRATYSYDDKYLLLASLRHEAASQLYGTKQPWGNFPAVSFGWRVSNEPFMKGISWLTDLKLRAGYGVTGTQPTDLFLGVGILSYGDYVYNNGVWIQTLGPSQNPNDKLRWEEKHESNFGVDYTLFNGRVSGNVDYYIRRINGLLYDYAVPSPPNLYSSTRANVGKMENKGLEVMVNIIPVKTNDFEWSTSLMFSTNTNKLITLSNELYQASVDYITTGSTGEPIQTFTNIVRVGRNIGDFYGFKVVDISNDGKWIYEGRDGKPVDYASYQHAFEDKRVLGNGLPRYYGGWNNTFRYKSFDLSVTMRGAFKYQILNFQRMYYENTGLQQYNRLKSAYDKVMGKAVLSTDMPLEFNSNYVENGDFWKIDNITLGYNFNHIQGKYIHGARVYVSTLNTLTLTGYKGIDPEVNRLGLAPGVDDRDKYPSVRTFTVGVNLNF encoded by the coding sequence ATGAAATACTGCGGTATTTTAAGCGGGGTTCCTATTCCCTTATACGAACGTTTTCAACCGTTATTAAAGATCATGCGCTTCCTGTTCCTGGTCATACTGGTTTTATGTACAACGACGCTGCTGTTGGTAGCCCGCGATAGCCGCGGGCAGGACCTGAGCGCCATCAGACTCCACCTGAATATCCATGACGCCAAACTGGATAAAGTACTAAAGCAAATTGAACGCAACACTGAACTGCTTTTTATCATCGATGGCACTGTAGCCCAGCAGGCGGCGGTTCCAACACTGGAAGATAAAGAACGCTCTCTCAAAGAGATCCTGGATGCTGTATTGGCGCCAAACGATCTTGCTTATATGCAGGATGGACATTACATCATTATTAAAAAATCTATTCCTGCTGTTTTTGCAAAGCCTGTTTCTGGTGTGGTGACAGATGAAAAGGGAGAGCCGTTGCCAGGTGTGAGTATCTCTATTAAAGGATCCCGGGCAGGAACGATCTCTAATGAGAAAGGAATTTTCTCCCTGAATAGTTCTACTGACAATGATACGCTGGTCATCAGTTATGTAGGATATAAAACACAGGAGATCCCGGTGAAAGGTACCAGCCAGCTCACGATCCGACTGGCACTGAGTGAAAACTCCCTGCAGGATGTCGTGGTAATTGGATATGGTAGTCAGCGTAAAGGTGATCTGACCAGTTCCGTTGCTACCGTGAAATCTGAAAGTTTTGTAAAGGGAAATGTACTCGATGCCGGACAGTTATTGCAAGGTAAAGTAGCCGGACTGTCAGTATCTGCACCAAGTGGCGATCCTACCAGTGGTACACAGATCCTGTTAAGGGGTAATACCACATTGTTAGGTGCGAATAGTAGTCCGCTCGTACTGATCGATGGTATACCCGGTGATCTGAAAACAGTGGCGCCGGAAGATATAGAATCTATGGATGTACTGAAAGATGGTTCAGCAGCGGCGATATATGGTACCCGGGGTACGAACGGTGTGATCATTGTGACCACCAGAAGGCCAGGTGCTGCCTATACCAACACAGTAGATTATAGTGGTTACGTGGGTACACAAACGGTGGCGCGTAAACTGGATATGCTCACAGCTGAAGATTATCGTCAGCAGATAGCAGAGGGCACGCGTGATAAATCATGGGACCTGGGGTCCAATACGGACTGGCAGAAAGCCATTACACAGACACCGATCACGCATGTGCATAACCTGACATTCCGTGGTGGTAACAGTAAGACGAATTACCTCGCGAATGTGAACTATCGTTCATTGGAAGGTATTATGAAGAAGTCTGACAACAATACTTTCACAGGTAGAGTGGATATCAATCATAGCATGCTGGACGATAAGCTGCGCATCAATGTAGGTTTATTGAATTCAAATAATAAGTTCACCACTACAGGTGATGGAATTAGTTTTAACGGGTATACCTACAGACAGGCGTTGATACGGAATCCGACATCTCCAATATACGATTCTACAGGTAAGTGGTTTGAACAGACAGGTTTGTTCAACTATGAAAATCCGTTGTCAAGATTGTATGAGAGCAGTGGAGAAAACACTTTACAGAATACGCGAATGAACAGTACCATTACGTTGTTGCCAATAGATGGGTTGAAATTGTCAGCGTTGTTTTCTTATACCCGTTACAATGAAGAGCGTGGTTATTCAGAGACCAAGCAACACATATCTACTTTGCGTGATGGCAGGAATGGATATGCTTCAGTAGGTTCTTTACAGAATGTACAGCGATTGATGGAACTGACGGCGCAGTATAATAAGAATATTGGCAAACATAAATTCAGTGTGATGGGTGGTTATAGTTACCAGGAAACTGACTACCGGAATTCTTATATGCAGAACTGGGATTTTCCGACAGATCGATTTTCATATAATGACATTGGTATAGGGTATGCCCTGAAACAAGGGCTGGCTGTGCAATTTAGTGAGAAGTCAGAAACCAACCTGATAGGTTTCTTTGGTCGTGCAACTTATAGTTATGATGACAAATATTTATTGCTGGCTTCACTGAGACATGAGGCAGCGAGCCAGTTGTACGGAACGAAGCAGCCATGGGGCAATTTCCCGGCGGTATCATTTGGTTGGAGAGTGAGCAATGAGCCATTTATGAAAGGCATCAGCTGGCTTACAGACCTGAAGCTACGTGCAGGTTATGGTGTGACGGGTACACAGCCTACAGATCTGTTTCTGGGTGTGGGTATCCTGAGTTATGGCGATTATGTGTATAACAATGGGGTTTGGATACAAACACTGGGCCCATCACAGAATCCGAATGATAAACTGCGTTGGGAAGAGAAACATGAATCCAACTTTGGTGTAGACTATACATTGTTCAATGGCCGGGTGAGTGGTAATGTGGATTATTATATCAGAAGGATCAATGGTTTGCTGTATGACTACGCGGTGCCTAGTCCTCCGAACTTATATAGCAGCACCCGTGCGAATGTGGGTAAGATGGAAAACAAGGGGTTAGAAGTAATGGTAAATATCATTCCGGTGAAGACGAACGATTTTGAATGGAGTACGAGCCTGATGTTCTCAACCAATACGAACAAACTGATCACGCTTTCCAATGAGTTGTACCAGGCGAGTGTGGATTACATTACTACGGGTAGTACGGGAGAGCCGATCCAGACATTTACCAATATTGTGCGAGTGGGTCGTAATATCGGTGACTTCTATGGTTTTAAAGTGGTAGATATTTCAAATGATGGTAAATGGATCTATGAAGGTCGTGATGGGAAACCGGTAGATTATGCTTCCTATCAGCATGCATTTGAAGATAAGCGGGTATTGGGAAATGGTTTGCCAAGGTATTATGGAGGATGGAATAATACATTCCGCTATAAGAGTTTTGATCTGAGCGTGACCATGCGTGGCGCGTTCAAGTACCAGATACTGAACTTCCAGCGCATGTATTATGAGAACACAGGGTTGCAGCAGTACAATCGTCTGAAATCAGCATATGACAAGGTAATGGGCAAGGCGGTACTGAGTACGGATATGCCGTTGGAGTTCAATAGTAACTATGTGGAAAACGGAGATTTCTGGAAAATAGATAACATCACTTTAGGCTATAATTTCAATCACATTCAGGGTAAGTACATTCATGGGGCGAGGGTATATGTATCCACGTTGAACACGCTGACGCTCACAGGTTACAAGGGGATAGATCCGGAAGTAAACAGGCTGGGACTGGCGCCGGGCGTGGATGACAGGGATAAGTATCCTTCTGTAAGAACATTTACTGTAGGTGTGAACCTGAATTTTTAA
- a CDS encoding FecR family protein: protein MSKENIQELAGKWLNGTATPAEIQRLQEWYQARETMPTPVPDAEMGVRIREGIQIGPRRKSVKWVRIAAAVLLLFAAGYHYYKAPVTRQMAVYVPREHQNRLLLPDSSEVWLNADSKLTYNETDNKRVVTLEGEAFFNIKQAAGRPFVVKAGPCTATVLGTSFNIKAYKNDPKVLITVATGKVQVEDQHQQLKVLTANKQIALEPITGAIREKKVNAVVYKAWIDGSFEVNNETFEEVANRLSRKYDVDIHFENPALAHCTFLASFDQAANLPFILSMLCKINNSTFSISEDKREVTISGSGCSN, encoded by the coding sequence ATGTCAAAAGAAAACATTCAGGAACTAGCTGGAAAATGGCTAAATGGCACTGCCACCCCTGCTGAAATACAGCGTTTGCAGGAGTGGTACCAGGCCCGGGAAACCATGCCCACGCCAGTACCGGATGCGGAGATGGGGGTACGGATCAGGGAGGGGATTCAAATTGGTCCCCGAAGAAAATCTGTTAAATGGGTGCGCATCGCTGCTGCAGTGTTGTTATTGTTTGCCGCTGGCTATCATTATTATAAAGCACCTGTTACCAGGCAAATGGCCGTTTATGTTCCCCGTGAGCACCAAAATCGATTATTGTTGCCGGATAGCTCTGAAGTATGGCTCAATGCAGATAGTAAACTTACGTATAACGAAACTGATAATAAAAGAGTAGTAACACTGGAAGGCGAGGCCTTCTTTAATATCAAACAGGCAGCAGGCCGCCCTTTCGTCGTCAAAGCAGGCCCCTGCACCGCCACAGTTTTAGGCACATCTTTCAACATTAAAGCGTACAAAAATGATCCAAAAGTCCTCATCACCGTCGCCACCGGCAAAGTACAGGTAGAAGATCAACACCAGCAATTGAAAGTGCTCACTGCCAACAAACAGATTGCGCTGGAACCAATCACAGGAGCGATCAGAGAAAAGAAAGTAAACGCAGTCGTATATAAAGCCTGGATAGACGGCAGCTTTGAAGTCAACAATGAAACCTTTGAAGAAGTCGCCAACCGCTTAAGCCGGAAGTATGATGTCGATATTCACTTTGAAAATCCGGCACTTGCGCACTGTACTTTCCTGGCTAGTTTTGACCAGGCAGCCAATCTGCCATTCATTTTATCCATGTTGTGTAAGATTAACAATTCCACATTTAGCATCAGTGAAGATAAGAGGGAGGTAACTATTTCAGGTAGTGGCTGTAGTAATTAA
- a CDS encoding sigma-70 family RNA polymerase sigma factor, with the protein MKNAHLHQDSDLWNLIKADAIPAFNEVYSRYWEVLFRMAYKRLPSKEIAEEIVQDTFIILWGKRHSIEVTTLKSYLFAITRYAIFHYHARQETIRTRMQEMAAMTQSAPDIEAIVNARLLLQLVDTIAAELPEKSRLVFADNKLKDHALSESAQSFNISVKTAEGHLTRALKTVRLKLGTLYTTLFM; encoded by the coding sequence GTGAAAAATGCGCATCTTCATCAGGATTCCGATTTATGGAATTTGATAAAAGCGGATGCTATTCCGGCTTTTAATGAAGTATACTCCCGCTACTGGGAGGTGCTGTTCCGTATGGCTTACAAACGTCTTCCTTCGAAGGAAATCGCCGAAGAAATTGTACAGGATACATTTATTATTCTCTGGGGAAAGCGGCATTCCATTGAAGTGACCACTTTAAAAAGTTATCTCTTCGCCATCACCCGTTACGCTATTTTCCATTATCATGCCCGCCAGGAAACCATTCGCACCCGTATGCAGGAAATGGCTGCCATGACGCAGTCGGCACCCGATATAGAAGCGATTGTGAATGCGCGCTTACTGTTGCAGCTGGTGGATACCATTGCGGCAGAACTGCCTGAAAAAAGCCGCCTGGTCTTTGCGGATAATAAACTGAAAGATCATGCTCTCTCTGAATCTGCCCAATCATTTAATATCTCCGTCAAAACTGCTGAGGGGCATCTAACCCGTGCACTGAAAACAGTGCGGTTAAAACTGGGTACTTTGTACACTACTTTATTTATGTGA
- a CDS encoding RsmE family RNA methyltransferase: MFYAKELLPSAATYTMDEPGSKYCIMVLRHTAGDEVILTDGKGGRYQGVITDDNRKKCVVRISQYTLMPAVAAPVRMGIAFTKNTSRIEWFLEKATEIGIQSIIPLISHRSEKEKFRADRLENILVSAMLQSQQYYLPELTAPANFDKLVNEPPSEQLFIAHCLPEQKQHLWQAMEKGKDSLLLIGPEGDFTPEEISLALGKGFKPVSLGETRLRTETAGVVGCTMMNAVNVG, translated from the coding sequence ATGTTTTACGCAAAAGAACTGCTGCCATCTGCAGCCACTTACACAATGGATGAACCTGGTTCCAAGTATTGCATCATGGTATTGCGCCATACTGCCGGGGATGAGGTGATCCTGACCGATGGGAAAGGGGGACGATACCAGGGGGTGATTACGGACGATAACCGCAAGAAATGTGTCGTAAGGATCTCCCAATACACCCTGATGCCGGCGGTGGCTGCGCCTGTGAGAATGGGGATTGCGTTTACAAAGAATACTTCCCGTATCGAGTGGTTCCTGGAAAAGGCCACAGAAATTGGTATACAGTCTATTATCCCGCTGATCAGTCATCGATCTGAAAAAGAGAAATTCCGTGCAGACAGGCTGGAAAACATCCTTGTATCTGCCATGCTCCAATCCCAGCAATATTATTTACCGGAACTGACTGCGCCAGCCAATTTTGATAAACTGGTGAATGAGCCCCCTTCCGAGCAATTATTCATCGCGCATTGTCTGCCGGAACAAAAACAACATCTCTGGCAAGCCATGGAAAAAGGGAAAGATTCGCTGTTGCTGATCGGGCCTGAAGGAGATTTTACACCTGAAGAAATTTCACTGGCCCTGGGTAAGGGGTTTAAACCTGTATCACTGGGTGAAACCAGGTTGCGTACGGAGACAGCCGGTGTGGTGGGGTGCACGATGATGAATGCGGTGAATGTTGGATAA
- a CDS encoding DoxX family protein encodes MKTTKIIYWVTTSIFFLFEGVMPAIYGNSQLAKEGFVHLGYPEYFRVLLTIFKVTGALVLILPFFKGRIKEWAYAGFTFNLISAAVSHAAVDGLSNGQTFFPIFVMLILAISYFTYHKIFGVSSR; translated from the coding sequence ATGAAAACGACTAAGATCATTTACTGGGTTACCACCTCTATCTTCTTCCTCTTCGAAGGCGTGATGCCTGCCATCTATGGCAATTCTCAATTAGCCAAAGAAGGGTTTGTACATCTGGGTTATCCTGAATATTTCCGGGTGCTCCTCACTATCTTCAAAGTAACAGGAGCGCTGGTATTAATTCTCCCCTTCTTCAAAGGCAGGATCAAAGAATGGGCATATGCCGGCTTTACTTTTAACCTGATCAGTGCAGCAGTTTCCCATGCCGCTGTAGACGGTCTTTCCAACGGCCAGACCTTCTTCCCTATATTTGTCATGCTGATCTTAGCGATCAGCTACTTTACCTATCATAAAATATTTGGCGTATCTTCAAGGTAA
- the bla gene encoding class A beta-lactamase encodes MPRKTAIVLLLVCLSAIVHAQTTALRKTIDSIATHSNAHIGVSALLLETGDTLTYRGNDHYPMQSVYKFPISLAILHQVDIGKYKLDEKILITNDDIMPKGHSPIRDEHPHGGVSMTLREISRYNIMESDGTACDVLLRLLGGTKKTNAYIQSLGVNGINIATTEKEQQSNDTTQYRNWATPTGITQLYKIYLQNKVLSSASYDILWKDLAGSYPGANRIKGLLPKGTIVAHKTGTSGTHNGFTAATNDSGIIILPNGKHLILTVFVSDSKGSDAEREAWIAQISKVIYDHWNR; translated from the coding sequence ATGCCACGAAAGACCGCCATTGTTTTATTGCTGGTATGCCTGTCTGCTATCGTACACGCACAAACTACCGCTCTCCGGAAAACGATCGATTCTATTGCCACACATTCCAATGCACATATCGGCGTATCTGCCTTATTGCTGGAAACCGGTGATACGCTTACTTACAGAGGCAATGATCATTATCCTATGCAAAGCGTGTATAAGTTCCCCATTTCCCTGGCCATCCTGCATCAGGTAGATATCGGGAAATATAAACTGGATGAAAAGATCCTCATTACCAACGACGACATCATGCCCAAAGGCCATAGCCCTATCCGTGATGAACATCCACATGGCGGTGTGAGCATGACCCTCAGGGAAATATCCAGGTACAATATCATGGAGAGCGATGGCACAGCATGCGACGTGCTGCTGCGCTTATTGGGAGGAACTAAAAAAACAAACGCTTACATCCAAAGCCTCGGTGTAAATGGGATCAACATCGCCACCACCGAAAAGGAACAACAAAGCAATGATACCACCCAATATCGTAACTGGGCAACGCCAACCGGTATCACCCAATTATATAAGATCTACCTCCAAAATAAAGTATTGTCCAGCGCATCATACGATATCCTCTGGAAAGACCTGGCAGGATCTTACCCGGGCGCAAACCGCATCAAAGGGCTATTGCCCAAAGGCACGATAGTAGCCCATAAAACCGGCACCTCCGGCACACATAATGGATTCACTGCTGCCACAAATGATAGCGGGATTATTATCTTACCAAATGGGAAACACCTGATACTGACAGTATTCGTATCCGATTCAAAAGGAAGTGATGCTGAAAGAGAAGCCTGGATCGCACAAATCTCAAAAGTAATATATGATCACTGGAACAGGTAA